In one Pseudomonas sp. R84 genomic region, the following are encoded:
- a CDS encoding methyl-accepting chemotaxis protein → MFNKRLKQELAALREELSSLVQVKESLESEMLVLNLEPDGRIQSVNQNFLTEMLYKSQDLIGRAIEDIVPAHVKTDEFHHRFKNAMTRGEHFAGAVRLLRGNGEEAWLRSIVQPVRSSDGRIKHISLFASDLTRTIEASREHENLIGALVRSTAVIEFDLNGNVLNANDRFLSGMGYSLAQIKGKHHRLFCTPEEYNSAEYQNFWRRLNNGEFVADRFKRVDSHGRTVWLEASYNPVVDANNKLYKVVKFATVITDQVNREQAVADAASIAYSTSQQTDSTAQRGTTVVTEAVNVMRDLSRHMQAAGEGIEALNEQSQVIGTIVKTISGIAEQTNLLALNAAIEAARAGEQGRGFAVVADEVRQLASRTSQATEEIVTVVRQNQEMARNAVALMTDGKLQAEQGLALAAEAGTVIVEIQDGAQKVVNAVGQFANQLSN, encoded by the coding sequence ATGTTCAACAAACGCCTGAAGCAAGAGCTGGCCGCTCTTCGTGAAGAACTCTCCAGCCTCGTGCAGGTGAAGGAAAGCCTGGAAAGCGAGATGCTGGTGCTGAACCTTGAGCCCGACGGGCGCATTCAATCGGTCAACCAGAACTTCCTCACCGAGATGCTCTACAAGAGTCAGGACCTGATCGGTCGGGCGATTGAAGACATCGTCCCGGCGCATGTGAAGACTGACGAATTCCATCACCGCTTCAAAAACGCCATGACCCGCGGCGAGCACTTCGCCGGTGCCGTGCGCCTGCTGCGTGGCAATGGTGAAGAAGCGTGGTTGCGATCGATTGTGCAGCCGGTGCGTTCTTCGGATGGGCGGATCAAGCACATTTCGCTGTTTGCCAGCGACCTGACCCGCACCATAGAAGCCTCGCGTGAACACGAAAACCTGATCGGTGCGTTGGTGCGTTCGACTGCGGTGATCGAGTTCGACCTCAACGGCAATGTGCTCAACGCCAACGATCGCTTCCTCAGCGGCATGGGTTACAGCCTGGCGCAGATCAAGGGCAAACATCACCGCTTGTTCTGCACCCCGGAGGAATACAACAGCGCCGAGTACCAGAACTTCTGGCGGCGTCTGAACAACGGTGAGTTCGTGGCTGACCGCTTCAAGCGTGTCGACAGCCACGGTCGTACGGTGTGGCTGGAGGCGTCCTACAACCCGGTGGTCGATGCCAACAACAAACTGTACAAAGTGGTGAAGTTCGCCACCGTGATCACTGATCAGGTCAACCGCGAACAAGCCGTCGCCGACGCGGCGAGCATTGCCTACAGCACCTCGCAGCAAACCGACAGCACCGCCCAGCGCGGTACCACGGTGGTGACTGAAGCGGTCAACGTAATGCGAGATCTGTCGCGACACATGCAAGCCGCCGGTGAGGGTATCGAGGCACTGAACGAGCAGTCGCAGGTGATCGGCACGATCGTCAAAACCATCAGCGGGATTGCCGAGCAGACCAACCTTCTGGCGCTCAACGCTGCTATCGAGGCGGCGCGCGCCGGTGAGCAGGGTCGTGGCTTTGCGGTGGTGGCCGACGAAGTGCGGCAACTGGCTTCGCGCACCAGTCAGGCGACCGAAGAGATTGTCACCGTGGTGCGGCAGAACCAGGAAATGGCGCGCAACGCCGTAGCGCTGATGACCGACGGCAAGCTTCAGGCTGAACAGGGGCTGGCGCTGGCGGCAGAGGCGGGCACGGTGATTGTCGAGATTCAGGACGGTGCGCAGAAAGTCGTGAATGCCGTCGGACAATTCGCCAATCAACTCTCCAACTGA
- a CDS encoding DUF2817 domain-containing protein — translation MHSEFPTESSYRDQREQFITAATAAGATLTSYAHPSCGPFGEPLSTDVAVLGDPQAKRRLVALSGTHGVEGYYGSDCQIDWLKTFEPGSLPKDVAVVMVHLINPWGTAWWRRVNEDNIDLNRNHLDFTGPLPDNRAYAALHEIYACTDLNGAERQRADALLDAQIKEHGWPAVMSIVEGGQHSHPDGLFYGGRAPSWSNRTLHQIIEAHLAGAETVMCFDLHTGAGEYGHPMLLTITQAPYPALAQAQAIYGPWLYTLHTGADTLSETGVAATATGYTSQALLNALPDVQLMPFVIECGTYPGPDVHRRLRDDHWLHLHGDPLDATGRGIKVNLLEQFYPADPDWRAMVGLRTRQIWAKGLVALAC, via the coding sequence ATGCACAGCGAGTTCCCCACCGAATCCAGCTACCGCGATCAACGCGAACAGTTCATCACTGCCGCCACTGCCGCCGGCGCCACGCTCACCTCCTACGCACATCCAAGTTGCGGCCCTTTTGGCGAACCGCTGAGCACAGACGTCGCCGTGCTCGGCGATCCACAGGCCAAACGCCGACTGGTAGCGCTCAGCGGCACTCACGGCGTCGAGGGCTATTACGGCTCGGATTGTCAGATCGATTGGCTGAAAACCTTCGAACCGGGTTCGCTGCCCAAGGATGTTGCGGTGGTCATGGTTCACCTGATCAACCCATGGGGCACGGCGTGGTGGCGCCGGGTCAACGAAGACAACATCGACCTCAACCGCAACCACCTCGATTTTACCGGGCCGCTGCCGGATAACCGCGCGTACGCCGCACTGCATGAAATCTACGCCTGCACTGATCTGAATGGCGCCGAGCGTCAGCGTGCCGACGCCTTGCTCGATGCGCAGATCAAAGAGCACGGCTGGCCAGCGGTGATGTCGATTGTCGAGGGCGGTCAACACAGCCATCCCGACGGCCTGTTTTACGGCGGCCGCGCGCCGAGTTGGTCGAATCGCACGTTGCATCAAATCATCGAAGCGCACCTGGCCGGCGCTGAAACCGTGATGTGTTTCGATCTGCACACCGGCGCTGGTGAATACGGTCATCCGATGTTGCTGACTATCACCCAGGCGCCTTACCCGGCACTCGCGCAGGCCCAGGCAATTTATGGCCCATGGCTTTACACGCTGCACACGGGCGCCGACACCTTGAGCGAAACCGGAGTGGCAGCGACGGCTACCGGGTACACCTCGCAGGCGTTGCTCAATGCCTTGCCGGACGTGCAGTTGATGCCGTTCGTGATCGAGTGCGGAACGTATCCGGGGCCGGATGTGCATCGGCGTTTGCGCGATGACCATTGGTTGCATTTGCATGGCGATCCGCTGGATGCGACGGGGCGGGGGATCAAAGTGAATCTGCTCGAGCAGTTCTATCCGGCTGATCCGGATTGGCGGGCGATGGTCGGTTTGCGCACGCGGCAAATCTGGGCGAAAGGGTTGGTGGCGTTGGCTTGCTGA
- a CDS encoding MFS transporter, producing the protein MTAQSPAKPAPFSRSDYKTLGLAALGGALEIYDFIIFVFFALTLSQLFFPPEMPEWLRLLQSFGIFVTGYLARPLGGILMAHFADKLGRKKVFSLSILMMALPCLLIGIMPTYAQIGYFAPLLLLALRILQGAAVGGEVPSAWVFVAEHAPAGHRGYALGFLQAGLTFGYLIGALTATFLAQVFTPAEILDYAWRYPFLLGGVFGVIGVYLRRWLSETPVFMAMEAQREARVELPLRTVLREHRLAMWPAMLLTCVLTSAVVVFVVITPTMMQKTFGMTASHTFALSALGIVFLNIGCVIAGLLVDRIGAWRTVMLYSLLLPLGIGVLYGCLIMGGNWVGLAYAVAGLACGVVGAVPSVMVGLFPARIRVSGISFTYNIAYAAWASITPLLLIGLMPWSPWICVMFCAVMGMVGILSAAYFGARMPRVGSQSVAPCS; encoded by the coding sequence ATGACAGCCCAATCCCCGGCCAAACCTGCGCCGTTCAGCCGTTCCGACTACAAGACCCTCGGTCTTGCGGCCCTTGGCGGCGCGCTGGAAATCTACGATTTCATCATCTTCGTCTTCTTCGCCCTGACCCTCAGCCAGTTGTTCTTTCCACCGGAAATGCCCGAGTGGCTGCGTCTGCTGCAAAGCTTCGGGATTTTCGTCACCGGTTACCTGGCGCGGCCGCTGGGCGGGATCCTGATGGCGCATTTCGCTGACAAACTCGGACGCAAAAAAGTCTTCAGCCTGAGCATCCTGATGATGGCGCTGCCGTGCCTGCTGATCGGGATCATGCCGACCTATGCGCAGATTGGCTACTTCGCGCCGCTGCTGTTGCTGGCGTTGCGCATCCTCCAGGGCGCGGCGGTCGGTGGTGAGGTGCCGAGTGCCTGGGTGTTTGTCGCCGAGCACGCGCCGGCCGGCCATCGTGGTTACGCCCTGGGCTTTTTGCAGGCCGGGCTGACCTTCGGTTACCTGATCGGCGCGTTGACTGCGACGTTTCTCGCACAAGTCTTCACCCCGGCGGAAATCCTCGATTACGCCTGGCGCTACCCGTTCCTGCTCGGTGGCGTGTTTGGCGTGATTGGCGTTTACCTGCGCCGCTGGCTGAGCGAAACCCCGGTGTTCATGGCCATGGAAGCGCAGCGTGAAGCGCGGGTTGAACTGCCGTTGCGCACGGTGCTGCGTGAGCATCGACTGGCCATGTGGCCGGCGATGCTGCTGACCTGTGTGCTGACCTCGGCGGTCGTGGTGTTCGTGGTGATCACCCCGACCATGATGCAGAAAACCTTCGGCATGACCGCCAGCCACACCTTTGCCCTCAGTGCCTTGGGCATCGTGTTTCTCAATATAGGCTGCGTGATTGCCGGATTGCTGGTCGACCGAATTGGCGCGTGGCGCACGGTCATGCTGTATAGCCTTCTACTGCCGTTGGGCATCGGCGTGCTGTATGGCTGTTTGATCATGGGCGGTAACTGGGTAGGCCTGGCTTACGCGGTGGCCGGTCTGGCTTGCGGTGTGGTCGGCGCGGTGCCGTCGGTGATGGTCGGGTTGTTCCCGGCACGTATTCGCGTGTCAGGCATTTCCTTTACCTACAACATTGCCTACGCCGCGTGGGCGAGCATCACACCGCTGCTGCTGATCGGTCTGATGCCGTGGAGTCCATGGATCTGCGTGATGTTCTGCGCGGTGATGGGCATGGTCGGCATCCTCAGTGCGGCGTATTTCGGCGCGCGTATGCCGCGAGTCGGCAGCCAATCCGTGGCGCCTTGTTCCTGA
- a CDS encoding flavin reductase family protein, producing MSDSHRRPVPLNKAYRLLNHGPTVLVSAAHDGQRNIMAAAWAMPLDFEPPKVAVVLDKSTWTRQLLEASGTFVLNVPCVNQADIVQTVGNTSGLDITQTQGQDKFQAYGLQTFAGEKVEAPLLDGCVAWLECRLLPEPRNHEQYDLFLAEVIAAHADERVFSDGRWHFEGHDGLRTLHHVAGGHFLTIGDAVDGKTLAV from the coding sequence ATGAGCGATTCCCACCGCCGCCCGGTGCCCCTGAACAAAGCCTACCGTTTGCTCAACCACGGGCCGACCGTGCTGGTCAGCGCTGCCCACGACGGCCAGCGCAACATCATGGCTGCCGCTTGGGCCATGCCGCTGGATTTCGAGCCACCGAAAGTTGCCGTCGTCCTCGATAAATCCACCTGGACCCGCCAGTTGCTTGAGGCGTCCGGCACCTTCGTGCTCAACGTCCCTTGCGTCAATCAGGCCGACATCGTGCAAACCGTCGGCAATACCTCGGGCCTGGACATCACCCAAACCCAAGGGCAAGACAAGTTTCAGGCTTACGGCTTGCAGACGTTTGCCGGCGAAAAAGTCGAAGCACCGCTGCTCGACGGCTGCGTCGCTTGGCTGGAGTGTCGCTTGCTGCCAGAGCCGCGCAATCACGAGCAATACGACCTGTTCCTCGCCGAAGTCATCGCCGCCCATGCCGATGAGCGCGTGTTCAGCGACGGGCGCTGGCATTTCGAAGGCCACGATGGTTTACGCACCTTGCACCACGTGGCGGGCGGGCATTTTCTAACGATTGGTGATGCGGTGGATGGCAAGACGCTAGCGGTCTGA
- a CDS encoding LysE family transporter, whose amino-acid sequence MDLSLSSYLAPLLSLALLWTVAVVTPGPNFFNIAQLAVSRSRRHGVVAALGVASGTVLWGLAGGLGIQSLFSAAPTLYLSFKIAGGCYLIYLGLKQFKRKAPIVPGTLDTSEQTLLGAYGRGFLGNMTNPKSALFVATIFATAMPAHIPPLLLALAVMTMATLSFSWYCCVALFFASRRIAAVYERSRQWLDRLAGGCYLLFGAHLVANR is encoded by the coding sequence ATGGATCTTTCCCTTTCAAGTTATCTGGCGCCGCTGCTGTCGTTGGCCCTGTTGTGGACGGTGGCCGTGGTCACGCCCGGCCCGAACTTCTTCAACATCGCGCAACTCGCGGTCAGCCGTTCCCGCCGACACGGTGTCGTCGCGGCGCTCGGCGTGGCCAGCGGAACCGTGTTGTGGGGGCTAGCGGGTGGCTTGGGCATTCAGTCGCTGTTCAGTGCCGCGCCGACGCTATACCTGAGTTTCAAAATCGCCGGTGGCTGCTACCTGATCTACCTCGGGCTCAAGCAGTTCAAGCGCAAGGCGCCGATCGTCCCTGGCACGCTCGATACCTCGGAGCAAACATTGCTCGGCGCTTACGGGCGGGGCTTTCTGGGCAACATGACTAATCCCAAGTCAGCATTGTTCGTCGCCACCATCTTCGCCACCGCCATGCCGGCTCACATCCCGCCACTGTTACTGGCGCTGGCAGTCATGACCATGGCGACGCTGTCGTTCAGTTGGTATTGCTGCGTGGCGCTGTTCTTCGCCAGTCGTCGGATCGCCGCTGTATATGAGCGTTCGCGGCAATGGCTGGATCGCTTGGCCGGTGGTTGTTATTTGCTGTTTGGGGCGCATCTGGTGGCTAATCGCTGA
- the ggt gene encoding gamma-glutamyltransferase: MFSALPLSRFRLPALTLIISALTLTACNAPPSSTLPLAPEAASGFRTDLQTRHASKHMAAAANPLAAEAGREMLRQGGSAIDAAIAMQAVLTLVEPQSSGIGGGAMIVLWDGKQVRTYDGRETAPAEATDKLFLRADGQPMSFPQAQIGGRSVGTPGVLRALEMAHKQHGRLPWAKLFAPAIKLSEQGFAISQRLHSLLESDPVIRKSPDMAKYFLNADGSVKAVGTRLQNPALAAVLKRIASEGADALYKGPIAEEIVAKVQGHANPGSLSMNDLQRYQAKERAPLCTDYKRWQVCGMPPPSSGGIAVAQILGTLQALETRDPRLSVTPLKPVKTDTPAGIEPVPLAVHLIAEAERLAYADRAQYVADTDFVPVPVKGLVDPGYLASRASLIGERSMGSAKPGTPPGVQVAYAPDRSPLRISTSQVVAVDDLGGAVSMTTTIEAAFGSHLMVQGFLLNNQMTDFSFIPEENGQKVANRVEPGKRPRSSMAPTLIFDRNSGEFVATVGSPGGSQIIEYVAKTTVGLLDWNLDPQSAISLPNFGSRNGPTELEQGQFSPALIQALKDKGHAVNEIDMTSGTQAIVRVKDAQEKASLEGGADPRREGEALGD; this comes from the coding sequence GTGTTTTCAGCCTTGCCCTTGAGCCGCTTTCGCCTGCCAGCCCTGACACTGATCATCAGCGCCCTGACCCTCACCGCGTGCAACGCCCCGCCCTCTTCGACCCTGCCGCTGGCACCGGAAGCTGCTTCCGGTTTCCGCACCGATCTACAAACCCGTCACGCCAGCAAACACATGGCCGCCGCAGCCAATCCCTTGGCTGCTGAGGCCGGGCGCGAGATGCTGCGTCAGGGCGGTTCGGCGATTGATGCGGCGATTGCGATGCAAGCAGTGCTGACCCTGGTTGAGCCGCAGTCTTCCGGGATCGGCGGCGGCGCGATGATCGTGTTGTGGGACGGCAAACAGGTGCGCACGTATGACGGTCGCGAAACCGCACCGGCCGAGGCGACCGATAAGCTGTTCTTGCGTGCTGATGGCCAGCCGATGTCGTTCCCGCAGGCGCAGATTGGCGGTCGTTCGGTCGGCACGCCGGGCGTGTTGCGCGCGCTGGAGATGGCACACAAACAACACGGTCGCCTGCCATGGGCGAAGCTGTTTGCACCGGCGATCAAACTGTCCGAGCAAGGCTTTGCGATATCCCAACGTTTGCATTCGCTGCTGGAATCCGACCCGGTTATCCGCAAGTCGCCTGATATGGCGAAGTACTTCCTCAATGCCGATGGCAGCGTCAAAGCCGTCGGCACACGTCTGCAAAATCCGGCGCTGGCTGCGGTGCTCAAACGCATCGCCAGCGAAGGCGCGGACGCGCTGTACAAAGGCCCGATCGCCGAAGAAATCGTCGCCAAGGTGCAGGGCCACGCCAACCCCGGCAGCCTGTCGATGAACGATCTGCAGCGCTATCAGGCCAAGGAACGCGCGCCGCTGTGCACCGATTACAAACGCTGGCAGGTCTGCGGCATGCCACCACCGTCGTCGGGCGGGATCGCCGTGGCGCAGATTCTCGGCACATTGCAGGCACTGGAAACCCGCGATCCACGCCTTTCCGTGACACCGCTCAAACCAGTAAAAACCGACACACCGGCGGGCATCGAACCGGTGCCACTGGCAGTGCATTTGATTGCCGAAGCCGAACGTTTGGCCTACGCCGACCGCGCGCAATACGTCGCTGATACCGACTTTGTGCCGGTGCCGGTCAAAGGCCTGGTCGACCCGGGTTATCTCGCCAGCCGCGCCAGCCTGATCGGCGAGCGCAGCATGGGCAGCGCCAAACCGGGCACGCCACCGGGCGTACAAGTGGCCTACGCCCCGGACCGCTCGCCGCTGCGCATCTCCACCTCGCAAGTGGTCGCGGTGGATGACCTCGGCGGCGCCGTGTCGATGACCACCACCATCGAAGCCGCGTTCGGTTCGCACCTGATGGTTCAGGGCTTCTTGCTCAACAACCAGATGACCGACTTCTCGTTCATCCCCGAAGAAAACGGCCAGAAAGTCGCCAACCGCGTCGAGCCCGGCAAACGCCCACGCTCGTCGATGGCGCCAACGCTGATCTTCGATCGAAACAGCGGCGAATTCGTCGCCACGGTCGGCTCACCCGGCGGTTCGCAAATCATCGAATACGTGGCGAAAACCACCGTCGGCCTGCTCGACTGGAACCTCGACCCGCAAAGCGCCATCAGCCTGCCCAACTTCGGCAGCCGCAATGGCCCGACCGAACTGGAACAAGGCCAGTTCAGCCCGGCGCTGATTCAGGCACTGAAGGACAAAGGGCATGCCGTGAACGAAATCGACATGACCAGCGGCACCCAGGCCATCGTGCGGGTCAAGGATGCGCAGGAGAAAGCGTCGTTGGAGGGTGGCGCGGATCCACGGCGTGAGGGGGAAGCGTTGGGGGATTGA
- a CDS encoding type II toxin-antitoxin system HigB family toxin, with translation MRIIAVSQLKNFWERYPDSEQPLLAWIDEARKASWSTPSDIKAHFASASILKSRRVVFNIKGNDFRLIVAVAYRFGAIYIKFVGTHKQYDAIDADTVEME, from the coding sequence ATGAGAATTATCGCTGTCAGTCAGCTCAAAAATTTTTGGGAACGGTATCCGGACTCAGAGCAACCACTGTTGGCGTGGATAGATGAAGCGAGGAAAGCAAGCTGGTCAACGCCCTCGGACATCAAGGCACATTTTGCTTCTGCGAGCATTCTGAAAAGCCGCAGAGTGGTGTTCAACATCAAGGGCAATGACTTTCGCCTGATCGTAGCCGTGGCCTACCGCTTCGGCGCCATATACATAAAATTCGTCGGCACCCACAAGCAGTACGATGCAATCGACGCTGATACCGTCGAAATGGAGTAA
- a CDS encoding helix-turn-helix domain-containing protein yields MNIRPIHNEEDYRAALKNVSALFDNEPEPGTPEGDYFDIMITLIEAYEAKQFPLDLPNPIDAIKFRMEQSGLSAADLAPAIGRTNRVYEVLNGKRALTLPMIWKLHELFGIPAESLIKPMKQI; encoded by the coding sequence ATGAACATACGTCCGATTCATAACGAAGAAGACTACCGTGCGGCGCTCAAAAACGTGTCTGCACTTTTCGACAACGAGCCAGAACCGGGTACCCCTGAAGGTGATTACTTCGACATCATGATCACTCTCATTGAGGCCTATGAAGCCAAACAGTTTCCACTGGATTTGCCCAATCCGATCGATGCCATCAAATTCCGAATGGAACAGTCAGGCCTGTCAGCCGCGGATCTCGCTCCGGCTATTGGTCGAACAAACAGGGTCTATGAAGTGTTGAATGGCAAGCGGGCACTCACTTTGCCAATGATATGGAAACTTCATGAGCTGTTTGGAATTCCTGCCGAAAGCCTGATCAAACCAATGAAGCAAATCTGA
- a CDS encoding helix-turn-helix transcriptional regulator — MSVSNEDRDFLVAMGSRIVHLRTVHEITQTRFARALGLSRQTFQGYEEGTRSMPVTTLVKMAFALRVPVEDLLGVPSYTETPRRSLTSTWYRRLQSINELSKVQQKVIAQMLDALIAQAATKASDEEKDVLK; from the coding sequence ATGAGTGTTTCCAATGAGGATCGCGATTTTCTGGTGGCGATGGGCAGTCGCATTGTTCACTTACGCACAGTTCACGAGATCACACAGACTCGGTTTGCACGGGCTTTAGGTCTTTCCCGGCAGACCTTTCAGGGTTACGAGGAGGGCACGCGCAGCATGCCGGTCACGACGCTGGTGAAGATGGCATTTGCGCTGCGCGTGCCTGTTGAAGACCTGCTCGGGGTTCCCTCGTACACCGAGACGCCCAGGCGCAGCTTGACCTCGACGTGGTATCGACGGTTGCAGTCCATCAATGAGCTTTCGAAGGTCCAACAGAAGGTCATTGCGCAGATGCTTGATGCACTGATCGCACAGGCAGCAACCAAAGCGAGCGACGAAGAGAAGGATGTTTTGAAGTAA
- a CDS encoding gluconate:H+ symporter has protein sequence MDLSTAAWMVHDTRLILCCLLAIATIIVLISATRLPPFLSILIGTFIAGVGAGLPPEDVAKAFSKGAGAILGEAGIIIALGSMLGALMAESGAADRIASTLLGLGKGKSLPWVMALVAMVIGLPLFFEVGLVMMVPIIFVMARRSGQPLLKIAIPALAGMTTLHALMPPHPGPLIAVSALHADLGLTMLLGFSIAIPAVILAGPLYGNWLSKRMHVDEPAELGALFSAPPKAPRQPSFGISLLIILLPVLLMLGSTLAKVAMSPESSVALSLKFLGEPLVALSIAVMAAVICLGWANGMPREDVGGTLRKSLAPIAVLLLTIGAGGGLKQTLLDAGVSQTISKVAEGAHMPYLLLAWLIAVALRQATGSATVATTTTAGILAPMMAGLAATQSSLVALAIGAGSVFFCHVNDAGFWMVREYFGLQLKQTIWVWSILQTIVSVVGLVGTLLWWHWLT, from the coding sequence TTGGATTTATCGACCGCTGCCTGGATGGTTCACGATACCCGCCTGATTCTCTGCTGCCTGCTGGCCATTGCGACGATCATCGTGTTGATCAGCGCCACCAGACTTCCGCCCTTTCTCTCGATCCTGATTGGCACTTTCATCGCGGGTGTCGGCGCCGGTTTACCGCCCGAAGACGTGGCCAAGGCGTTCAGCAAAGGCGCCGGGGCGATTCTCGGTGAAGCAGGGATCATCATTGCGCTGGGTTCGATGCTCGGAGCGCTGATGGCCGAATCCGGCGCCGCCGACCGCATTGCCTCGACCTTGCTCGGGCTGGGCAAAGGCAAGTCGCTGCCGTGGGTGATGGCGTTGGTGGCGATGGTGATTGGCCTGCCGCTGTTTTTTGAAGTGGGTCTGGTGATGATGGTGCCGATCATCTTCGTCATGGCTCGCCGTTCAGGTCAGCCGCTGCTGAAAATCGCCATTCCGGCTCTAGCCGGGATGACCACGCTACACGCTCTGATGCCGCCGCATCCGGGGCCGCTGATTGCGGTCAGTGCGTTGCATGCCGACCTCGGGCTGACCATGTTGCTCGGCTTCAGCATCGCCATCCCGGCGGTGATACTGGCCGGGCCGCTGTACGGCAATTGGCTGTCGAAACGCATGCACGTCGATGAGCCGGCAGAGCTTGGTGCTTTGTTCAGTGCGCCGCCGAAAGCGCCGCGCCAGCCGAGTTTCGGCATATCGCTGCTGATCATTTTGTTGCCGGTGCTGCTGATGCTCGGCAGCACCCTGGCGAAAGTCGCGATGAGCCCGGAAAGCAGCGTCGCCCTGAGCCTGAAGTTCCTCGGCGAACCGTTGGTGGCGTTGAGCATTGCAGTGATGGCGGCGGTGATCTGCCTCGGTTGGGCCAACGGCATGCCTCGTGAAGACGTCGGTGGCACCCTGCGCAAAAGCCTCGCGCCGATTGCCGTGCTGTTGCTGACCATCGGTGCCGGCGGCGGCTTGAAGCAGACCTTGCTGGACGCCGGCGTCAGTCAGACCATCAGCAAAGTCGCCGAGGGCGCGCACATGCCATACCTGTTGCTGGCCTGGCTGATCGCCGTGGCCTTGCGTCAGGCCACAGGCTCCGCGACGGTCGCGACCACGACGACGGCGGGAATTCTGGCGCCGATGATGGCGGGACTCGCCGCGACGCAAAGTTCATTGGTGGCGTTGGCGATTGGTGCCGGCTCGGTGTTCTTCTGCCACGTCAACGACGCCGGGTTCTGGATGGTTCGCGAGTACTTTGGCTTGCAGCTGAAACAGACCATCTGGGTCTGGTCGATCCTGCAAACCATCGTCTCGGTGGTGGGCCTGGTGGGAACGTTGCTGTGGTGGCACTGGTTGACGTGA